Genomic window (Oryza sativa Japonica Group chromosome 3, ASM3414082v1):
attcaaCACCACCAAGCCAATTCCCAACCACATTAGAAATACTATCAGGAGGTTTTGGACCAAGGAAATATGAACTATTCTCCAAAGAAATTTTGCAATATGgcagtaaaaaaaagaagatgttGAAGTCTTATTTTTCATTGAAACATCTTTTACTCCTGTTCCAATTCCTTCTCGCTAAATTATCCTTGTTAGAATCACAACTTTGAACAAAAACCACataaaaaatcttaatcttaattgGCATCTttaattttcatataaatttaTTCCTCTCAATATAACCATTGTTAATCAAGGATGAATACATTGATGTAACAGAAAATTGACCATTCTGACGAAGATTCCATTTGAAAGAGTCATTTGATCCATTCAAATTAGTATGCAAAATCAATGCAACTAAGTTATGCCAGTTAATTAAGTTCTGACCAACCAACGTTCTTTTGAAAGAAACATTAAGCGGAACAGAATTCATAACAGTTGCGATTGAAACATTTCTCTTACGAACAATATTATATAAAGATAGAAATTTATCTTGTAAAGATGAATTCCCAACCCAAATATCCTCCCAACATTGATATCCTACTCTTAAGTGCCGGTACAACACTTATTCATTAGTAGAATATCGGTGCCCAACTAGCACCGATGATGACCTCCATGACCGCCGGTGCTGCAGAGGGACTGATAGACCTAACAAGCCGGCATCGATGAAGTGTCCTAGGGTAGTGCAAAACATTGGCACCTTTTGTTTGCTAGTATCACAGTTCAGTTCTAACACCAAAAACAATGGGGAACTGAAGTAACACTAAATGAATCCCAACCGGTAGTGtttagaatttttgttaaaaaatttgtgcagtCTTTAATATAAGATTTCTTGATTTTTAGCTTTATAGGTTCAACAAGAAAACCTAccttaaaaacttattttactcCTAATGTGCCACTACACCATATTTTGTGTTACATCTGATGTAGTTATTTCTCTCGTTTTCTTCTTAACCGTTCCCGCGAAGCCCAGCGATTTTTGGCGAAAATTGTGGCCTTGTTGTTTGTCTAGGATCTCTTCCCTTTCAATTTCTCATTGGTGACATAGAAGACAACTACATCTTTGGTGCTCCTATCTTCAACTTTCAGTTCCTCTTTTGGCCAGCCaggcctcctccccttccttggTGCTCCTCTCCTCTTTTGGCTGGTTTGCTTCCAGACTATGGTCGTGGAGCCCTTGGGGAGATGAGGAGAGGGTGTTTGTCCATGAAGGTGGTTCAGCAAGTTAGTGGCCGGGAGGCCTTTGGCCTCGCCAGCGCTTTCAAGTGGCTTGCGGCAAAGTAGACATGTCGTAGGACTGTTTTGAGAACATCGTTCTTGCCCTCTGTGGTGGTAAAGTGTTCGTGTTTTCGCGGAGATGGAGCTGCTGCATCGGGTTTAGTCGATGAGCTGGGTAATGATAACGTACAACGCTTTCCCTCTGGCACCGTTCAAGGTCCTACAACTTTTAGATAATCATGGTCGAAAACCCTCCCAGGATCTGCCACGGGAGGGCGTCGAGAGGGGGCAGaggcagccaccgccgccggatccacgcGCGGCTGCCGCtgacgccaccaccaccgccaaccGTGGCCGCTATCGTCGGGTCACCGCCACCCTTCCTGCCAGAtttggcggaggggagggtgcgGCCGTCACTGCCGCCTTCACCggaggccgccgcggcctccctcCTGCCGTTGCACGCCGCCTCCCACCGCCGcacgccgctgctgccgtcggGCCGCCCCTCCGGGTCGCCGTCGGGTCGCGccaagagaaaaggaagaagtaGAGAGgaatgaggaggaagaggaagatagAAGAAGAGATGACGGATAAGAACAAGAGAGttcgagagagaggaagatatAAGAACGACAGAGAGGTAGAGATAAATTGCGCCGGTGGGTCCCACTGGCTCGGTTGACCGACTCGGCTCACGGCTCGATTTTTAAAAGGTGCCGGTTTGTATtgaaaaaccaacacctataatcatttaaaggtgccggttttttgtgTTTTCGGACCGCGGAGATGAGAAAAGGTCTATATGTGTCGATTTTTGCACTTCTGGCACCTATAGTGCTGACATCTATtcgatgttttgtagtagtggttTCACCTCATTTATATGCCACTTGAGCAGGAACGAACGGGTCTAAGTAGACTGTAAATACACATGACATATGGATGATCAAACCATGAAATTAAGTGATCTTAAGGTTATTACTTTTACATGATGTGATTCAATGCATGTTGAGTTTGTGGTTCCAACTATAGATAACAGGAGTATACAGATCTTGGGTATGCCACCACCAGCGGTGGTGACAATGAATTTTCTACTagttatatattttaatagtcaattttttttaaagaaacaatTTTTACACTATAAATTCTATATGCGACAGTTGCCCGTTTGACCTATTGTGAAGTCTAACCATAAATTTGACTCTACTTTTTCTAAGTTTACCTATTTGACCTCATTTATCAAAATTGGAGCTACCGTCTGCCCCAGTTTCACTTCACCATTAAGGTtccattaagaaaaaaataaaaaaaatgaatttaactCTACGAATTTACCAAAATAAACCTGTTTACACCAACCTTATCCCCAACTTCATCTGGCGCAATGGTTTCCACTTTCCATGGAGGGAGCAGAAtgagcgatggcggcggcagcgacgacgctCGAAGGGGGCGGCCGTGCAGAGGGAGCTGTTGCCACAGCCGAGGTAGAAGGAGCGGCAACGGCTCCGCTCAGAGCGTGTGGAGGCAGCGAAGGCAGCGCTtggagcgagcggcggcggagacgctCGAAGGGGATGGCAGCGCTTGAAGGGGGCGACAATGCTCACCGAGCTCTACGCCTGCTTCTGTGACGGCGAGACGGCGTGCTAGGGTCATCGATGATGCGGCCAGAGCCGTCCAAGGAGACCAAGCGCGCGCTCGACGGGATCCCGGCGCACGTGGTCCAGATGCCCCgcgacggcgccgtcgccgacgaggagaCGTCGTCGAcggacgaggagggcggtgtgTGCGCGGTGTGCCTGGCCGGCGGAGTACGCCGCTGGCGACGAGGTGCGCGTGCTGCTGTCGTGCGGGCACGAGTTCCACAGAGAGTGCGTCGACCGGTGGCTGCTCACGCGCCAAGGACTGCGGCGATGGTGAGAGCATCAAAAGGCACGGCAGCGGCAGCATTGGCCTCCTGCCTGTCGTCgccggtgggtcccacgtgcTTCCTGCAATTTTGGTTTTTGAATGAACACCATACATAGCAGCAAAAACAACACAAACGTTTCCCTACATGAACGACAGAGAACTAGTGGCTATTTTGATACTTGTGTTTTTCTTCATTATATGCAATTTGAGATCAACAAAATAGGGCAATATGCTGTGAAAATTTTCGAAGATATCTGCCATAATTATGTCAAATTGAAAGCCAAATCTTTCAAACTTATCTCAAATCAGTGGAAACTATACCAAATTCGTTACAAATATGTAAAAAGGTATGAATAAAAAAACTTTGATATAATAGGGTCAAATGAGTAAGGGCAAAAAGGACAACTTCTCTTGAGTTAACACCATTACCAAGTCTTTTTATGGAATAGGGTCGGCCTTAATCTTCAATTTGAAAAACAGGGTCAAATTGATAGTTAGGCTTCACAatagggtcaaatgagcaaTTGCCCCGTTCTATATTTATGcataataatttttttctattgcCCATATTACATGATCATAATTTTTTTCGACCACATAGGAGTTATTAAGAACCAGAAAAGGTAAAGAAACCATGTGTATAATTTGTTTGCAGAGCTTGTACATCTTATTCAATGGAAACGATATCAACATATTTTCATGACTGGCCAATGGTGATAGCTTTATCATTCAATGAACTACAGTTGCGATTCAAGCACCCTCAAAATTATACATTTCCTATTCAGATTGTGACAATGATAATTTGTACGTTGAAaacatgcctttttttttactaattatGGAATAAAAGAAGTTGAGCTttacttaaaataaaataaagtagtgCTTTCTGGTTTTTATATATCATAGTACTCCATTCATTATTAATTATGCCAACACATTTAGCCACATGTACATAACCCTACAAACCTTTTCCTTTATTATTTTCTCTGTACATAACACTGtaactatttttattatttaataaCGCAGTAGGAGTCTCTCCTGCTGTTTCTcgtgaaaaaaaacataaggccACATGATATTGACTACACAGATGATTGCTAACTAGGGATTTACTTATAATTAAGCGGAATGTTAATTATGGCTGCTCAAAAATGAAGCATACtatatgaatcatagcaataaATAAGATCACATCAAATGCCAAATATTATTTTTAGCAATTCATGCTACAAACACTCCTCTGCATAAGGCAGCAATGTCGAGATTGAAATGAAGAAATACAAACATCACTACAAGGAAAATGACAATAAAGCAGCAATGAGCTGCTTACATAGGATCATCCGAAGCAAGCTTGGATACACGATTATTCATAATAGAGACACtctgatcaaaatcaaattaaagCGAAGTCATATGATGGAAACCTAGAGTGTTATTGGCTGAACAAGCAACAAGGATATCCATTCTTTCAGTATTGCAGAATCAGTATATCCATCAATTTTCTTGTACATTGTTTCCATCATGCGTGCAAGGTTAATAACCTGGATAAGCAAGGAAGACGGAATTGAGGTCAATTTTAGGTACTCCTCGTTCATATCTTTCCATGCATTTTCCACATCATTCCACAGTGCTTTAATGGCCTCCTCCTTTGTGCTGTCATACTCTTTCATATAGCAAGTTACAGCGGTAGCAACATTGTTCCTTTCGGTCTCAAACTACAAGCAAAGTAAAGCATCACATGAAGTTCCAATCTCTAGCACAAAAGCAAGCAAAACCAAACATTGTGAAAAATTTAGTTTTTAGAACATCTAAATAACAATTATGTTTGGTGCATTTGTGGGAGATGCTTTCTCTccaaaaaaatgagaaaatgtTTTGTGTATTTTGGAAAATATGTCCTATGCACTagatgaaaaaggaaaaaaagtatTAAACACAATACAGAGTATAAGATTACCGCATGAGCAACAATGTCATCCATTAGTCGAGAAACAATACATGAATCCTTGACAATTTGAGGAAATCCTGACATCCATATCATAACCTCCTCTGTAACACCTTCTTGAAAAACAACAAAAGCAGTGCAGTTTATTGCCCAATAGAAGCACGTAACTAGTGTGATTTGCAAATGCTCCTTTAATGGGGGAATGTATTTACTATCTCTCCAATCGATTTCTGTTACATAGCCTTTGCATACTTCAGTGATCTATaaaataaagtaagtcaaagcATATGTACATGAGTGGGCTCTTtgcatatgtattttcaaaacacttaataataaactaatttactttaataaaataaacatgTCATGCATGAATACACACATATAATTGAATGGATGGAATGGTgtaattaaaaggaaaaaattacaaaaaaaactGAGAATATACATACTATATCTTTGATAACATTAACATTCTTCCTTGGTGTTCCTTTTGGGAGTGCACCCTCAATCTCATTCATGGTGCCAAACATAAATTGAGCATATTCCTTGTAACATCTTCCAAGTTGCTCAGCACCCTTTTCATCCCACCTATAAGAAATTATCATGGGGAAACATGTACAAGATATTCATAGAGATATCATTGACTTAGTTATGTCAATGCATATGTGTGGACCATGAAAATTACAACTTAAATCAATCCTAACTTTAAATTATATTTGATAAGTATAAAGCTGAAACTTGCTTAATATTATTTTCTCAAAGTGTGATCGGGATGTGGAACAAAACCGTTGCATCACGTCAGCAAATGGTTGAAGCTCTTTCCAGAGTCCATAATTGTCAAAAGTATCATCATATGGTGTAATAGTTGCTATGAATTTCGCTAGCAACTTCCTAGGCTTTGCATATTCTGGTTCATAATACACACCCAACGCCCAAAAATATGCTTCTGCAGGCCTATGCCTTGCATAGAATAGTTCACGTGGGGACTCTAGCCCATGATACCACCTTTAAAACAGAAAACAAAGAACTGAATCATCAATGTCTTATTATATGGTAATGGAAATATTCGTTATAAATTTCCACCAAATTAACTTACTCGCATATTTCTTTGACTTCTTCCCGGTGAAGTCGCTGCAATAAATAAAAGTCAAGTTTTGCTAGCTCAAGTATCATCTCGTTGCACTCCTCCTTATCTTCTTCATACAATGGTATGTAAAGTCTGGCCTCTAACCTCTTCATCCTACGGAAAGATGGTGTCTCAAGAGCATGTCTCACTTTATTAGAGAGTGGTTTCTCAATACAATCCACAATTCTTTTCAATTGATTTGTTGTTTCAACCTGTGCTTCTCGGAGAATTTCTTCATTAGGAGTTCCAAGATGTGCTGCCTCATATAGAGCAAGTAATGCTCTTGTATCACTACATAGGGTTCCGTTTAAGTTTCCTTGTTTATCAATGAATTCTTTAAATGCATCTGATCACGATTGATACAAAAATGTTAGATGAGAATATAACCACCTAACACACAAAATTTCAAGCCAACATTttatatgtgacatgtagaactgCCAGATAGAGTGTTAATTAGACATTTTCATAAATTTCTTCACAAGGTTTAAAGAATAAAGAATTATATATCCATCCAAATAAGCTGCCACAAAATACTCATCGAAATATTTAGATGATGAGTGGAAAACACCTTTACATACAAGTCCTTTTtgccaaggaaaaaaaagttatgttACAATTTTATCAACTATTTGAGAGGCTTTATCTTTTAAATTTGTAATTACATACCACGTAAGAACTCAATTTTCTACCTACAAAATGTTGCGTTGAGGATTTGATTCATTATCCACATTAACTAGCTCCCATGTGGAGTGGCACATCGCTTATATTTTTGTTCGCTTTGTTTAAAAGGATTGACTGATTGACTGTACTATGGTTATAGCCGGCTCCCACGGGCTTATAAGCTAAGCCTCACCAATATGAACATCCAAGGTGGTATTAAATCAACCAGTACAACATTTTGTGGCCCACATGGACCTCAGCACCACTACTACAAGCGACAAATGTATTAGGGTTTTACAAGTAGCAGTCTAGTTTTCCAAACAATTAACGTGATCAACCAGTAATTGTGTACATTTTGTAAGATATGAAAATTACATGTCTCTGATAAACTTatggaaaaacatatatattctaTCAAAATGATTGATATTTCAACTATGACCTGACATTTTACATGAAATTAACCTACTTCCACTTGAGTTATAGTTAAATAAAATAGTGCAGCAGATTGTTATAGCAGTTAGATGATTTGAAAGAAAATATGtgattttgaaaatttataGCAATTTAATCTATAATAGAATTTTATAGGTCATATATATGTAACTCTACAATGAATTCAACTTCCTGAAGGTGGTTTTCAAAATTATTGCATCTCAAATAAATAGATATAGGGAAGAAACGATACCGCATGGCATGTAGCGCCGCTGCTGTCTTAGCAACCGGAATTGAAGGGAGATCGCATGGAAATCATCATTCGCAAACTTCACAGAAACTAGACTTTCTAGGGAGTTATCTATTTCTTCTTTAAAATGATAAGATACTCCAAGACGTTGAAGTGCATCGATAAGCTTCATTTTTGCAAATGGATTGAGGATGTCTACAAACATTTCCCTTGTTTCAACTATTAGGTCATCACATCTTTCCGTCATCCACTCCAGTGATTTCTGTACACAGCAAATGGTTACCAATATGAGATACACTATATATTGTGCCGCCATAGAAAGCTGGCTAGCTATGTATTATTAATGCATAACTATGAAATGTGTAAACAATAATATATGCTAAGTAATTACATTTTTGTTGATATTGATTTACAAGATGTATGGAAAAGTAACAGTGGCAGTGGATTATACACTACTAGACAACCGATCTTTGCTCAATCGGCAAAACAACAAATATCTCAGATGTTTAACGGACCAGTGCTAAAGACCTCTTTAGCACCGGTTAAAACACCCAACGACACAttgctatctttagtcctgattcACACTTTGTCAGA
Coding sequences:
- the LOC4333167 gene encoding alpha-copaene synthase translates to MAGRVIAQGYRVVDEERHAVNYRSSVWGDYFIRNPILPHNYRKSLEWMTERCDDLIVETREMFVDILNPFAKMKLIDALQRLGVSYHFKEEIDNSLESLVSVKFANDDFHAISLQFRLLRQQRRYMPCDAFKEFIDKQGNLNGTLCSDTRALLALYEAAHLGTPNEEILREAQVETTNQLKRIVDCIEKPLSNKVRHALETPSFRRMKRLEARLYIPLYEEDKEECNEMILELAKLDFYLLQRLHREEVKEICEWYHGLESPRELFYARHRPAEAYFWALGVYYEPEYAKPRKLLAKFIATITPYDDTFDNYGLWKELQPFADVMQRWDEKGAEQLGRCYKEYAQFMFGTMNEIEGALPKGTPRKNVNVIKDIITEVCKGYVTEIDWRDSKYIPPLKEHLQITLVTCFYWAINCTAFVVFQEGVTEEVMIWMSGFPQIVKDSCIVSRLMDDIVAHAFETERNNVATAVTCYMKEYDSTKEEAIKALWNDVENAWKDMNEEYLKLTSIPSSLLIQVINLARMMETMYKKIDGYTDSAILKEWISLLLVQPITL